The following proteins are encoded in a genomic region of Candida albicans SC5314 chromosome 4, complete sequence:
- the ZCF5 gene encoding Zcf5p (Zn(II)2Cys6 transcription factor; colony morphology-related gene regulation by Ssn6) — translation MELEASDSNSFSMSTNETGKANPNVQIVQDGKVVKKVQKTRQRRILSCVYCHSKKIKCDRQKPCSQCTKLGMECKYFINERISRGGKKSSRLTADEKKLRGLMNSANENKKAKQESVETAKSQDTQSSSSSSPTNSSTTSTANPLAPSSSIATSIEEVEQQQFDTAPNTKDYTANPNQSQQEQLGIEDETFKTPSGLDISVSLLGFSNKPEASSNSNSLRSFTANVESPFSGADPFAIGGLIQSPMVNQATNSMTSSYFNHNFTTQATNHNNSINGANNQINFNSSSFPLANSDVSITFSSHANSPTMNFSERLQQQQQQQQQIPPRPESASIVKTQPQSSTLYNSLNGYTINTATSVNYLYGTNTYGENSTILNDITEYLPTDKDRSFELIDRYLNSVHLLLPIVVNMKEFLVQHKLYWEIKSRRDSTTADLNNPRVESPGSSHHSGDGGNEPMPSDSNFNYIQFYTLYLPILYASTISEFEEYDNLLLNQEIHKYLMGFKICKKYYNFPEGIKTIPLLLGNVIIQSTSPNPSTMEMAQIIRYAKFLHFHKDPWITLRIKDPEIIKFRRLLWWVIFGLDALSSHNFCLPPNCRSDDFNVLMPDEEEFIGGEKKLNVSIVSMNIKFGYDILLSEIVYHLHNGLCVNINCHQINQLKQSILSYQEQIKKYISKMDKYFQSKQIFADTLNHSPIQLLNVVNFVKIHSWSFLDRALMLLHKKILLGTPKNHNHNDEIENEIVQLGLKEPVMQIRANENPLSLCKFEDTYGQILEANIITNFNNSSISLLKFGDFENFSYGDLANNLIPSILHNFNDFLLYNDFIKFGKFNWFIKRTIPIDSVILLMIIISVKFKYQFITTEELSTYKNLINSVMYIINRKWFKNEKYKRMLSLTNMTWEYLLKKFDVNDVIAFDVKNSEGAKDLVSVNIMDTSQLKEKILYDLRHNFIDVVDYCSFYSSLENLLNELIKYIESK, via the coding sequence ATGGAACTTGAAGCTAGTGACTCCAATTCGTTTTCTATGTCTACCAACGAGACTGGTAAAGCCAACCCTAATGTTCAAATCGTACAAGATGGTAAAGTTGTCAAAAAGGTTCAAAAAACCAGACAACGGAGAATCTTGTCATGCGTCTATTGCCATTCGAAAAAGATCAAATGTGATAGGCAAAAACCATGCTCTCAATGCACCAAATTAGGCATGGAATGCAAGTACtttattaatgaaagaaTCAGCCGTGGTGGTAAGAAATCTAGCAGATTAACTGCAGATGAGAAGAAATTGAGAGGATTGATGAACTCCGCCAATGAGAACAAGAAGGCGAAACAGGAATCTGTTGAAACAGCAAAGAGTCAAGATACACAATCACTGCTGTCATCGTCACCCACAAACTCATCAACTACGTCAACTGCAAATCCACTTGCCCCATCTTCAAGCATTGCAACGAGTATTGAAGAAGTCGAGCAACAACAGTTTGACACTGCTCCTAATACCAAGGATTATACTGCAAACCCTAATCAAAGTCAACAGGAACAGCTTGGCATTGAAGATGAAACGTTTAAAACTCCCCTGGGATTGGATATATCAGTGAGTTTGTTGGGATTTCTGAATAAACCTGAAGCAAGCTCCAATTCAAACAGCCTTCGCAGCTTCACCGCAAACGTCGAATCACCCTTTTCAGGTGCTGATCCATTTGCTATTGGAGGTTTAATTCAATCTCCTATGGTAAATCAAGCAACAAATAGTATGACAAGTAGTTATTTCAATCACAACTTCACAACACAGGCAACTAATCACAATAACAGCATTAATGGTgcaaataatcaaatcaatttcaactcAAGTTCGTTTCCATTGGCTAATCTGGATGTCTCAATTACATTTTCAAGCCATGCAAATTCACCTACTATGAACTTTTCAGAAAgattacaacaacaacagcagcagcagcaacagaTACCACCTCGACCAGAGTCAGCCTCAATTGTGAAAACTCAACCGCAGAGCTCAACTTTGTACAACTCGTTAAATGGATATACCATCAATACAGCCACTTCAGTTAACTACTTGTATGGGACAAATACTTATGGTGAAAATTCAACTATACTCAATGATATTACAGAGTATTTGCCAACAGATAAAGATCGGTCATTTGAATTAATCGATAGATACCTCAATTCAGTGCACTTGTTGTTGCCAATAGTGGTTAATATGAAAGAATTTTTAGTCCAACACAAATTATATTGGGAGATCAAATCTAGAAGAGATTCAACTACAGCAGATTTAAATAACCCCCGTGTTGAGTCACCTGGATCAAGTCATCATAGTGGAGATGGTGGAAATGAACCAATGCCATCTGACTCAAACTTCAATtacattcaattttatacCTTATATTTGCCTATTTTATATGCCTCAACTATATCGgaatttgaagaatatgACAATTTGTTATTAAATCAGGAGATTCACAAATACCTCATGGGGTTCAAGATTTGTAAAAAATACTACAACTTCCCCGAGGGCATAAAAACTATTCCTTTGTTATTGGGCAATGTGATTATTCAAAGTACTTCACCCAATCCATCAACAATGGAAATGGCacaaattattagatatGCCAAATTTTTGCATTTCCATAAAGATCCATGGATAACATTAAGAATAAAGGATCcagaaatcattaaattcaGAAGATTATTGTGGTGGGTCATATTTGGATTAGATGCTTTATCTTCCCacaatttttgtttgcCACCAAACTGTCGTAGTGATGATTTCAATGTATTGATGCCagacgaagaagaattcATTGGAGGCGAGAAGAAACTAAACGTTTCAATCGTTTCCATGAATATCAAGTTTGGCTATGATATACTATTGAGCGAAATCGTTTATCACTTACACAACGGTTTGTGTGTCAACATCAATTGTCATCAGATCAACCAActaaaacaatcaatattaaGCTATCAAGaacaaatcaagaaatataTATCGAAAATGgataaatattttcaacTGAAACAAATTTTCGCAGATACTCTCAACCACAGCCCTATCCAATTACTAAATGTTGTGAATTTTGTGAAAATTCATTCCTGGAGTTTTCTAGATAGGGCTTTAATGCTATTGCATAAAAAAATCCTTCTTGGTACTCCAAAGAACCATAATcataatgatgaaattgaaaatgaaattgtcCAATTGGGGTTAAAGGAGCCGGTGATGCAAATCAGGGCAAATGAAAATCCGTTATCATTATgtaaatttgaagataCTTATGGTCAGATATTAGAAGCCAATATAATTaccaattttaataattcatctaTATCCCTATTGAAATTTGGCGATTTCGAGAATTTTAGTTATGGCGATTTGGCCAACAATTTGATACCATCTATCTTACACAActttaatgatttcttgCTCTATAATGActtcatcaaatttggGAAGTTCAACTGGTTCATCAAAAGAACCATTCCAATCGATTCGGTCATTttgttaatgataattattagcgttaaattcaaataccAGTTTATCACGACGGAAGAATTGAGCACTTATAAAAATCTCATTAACAGTGTCATGTATATTATCAACAGAAAATGgtttaaaaatgaaaaatacaaaagGATGTTGAGTCTCACGAATATGACCTGGGAAtatcttttgaaaaaatttgatgtAAATGATGTTATTGCTTTTGACGTAAAGAATTCTGAGGGTGCAAAAGATTTAGTGTCAGTAAATATTATGGACACACTGCAATTGAAGGAGAAAATTTTGTATGATTTGCGACACAATTttattgatgttgttgattattgCAGTTTTTATTCAAGTTTggaaaatttattgaatgaattgattaaatatATAGAGagtaaataa